One window from the genome of Cryptomeria japonica chromosome 6, Sugi_1.0, whole genome shotgun sequence encodes:
- the LOC131031808 gene encoding pentatricopeptide repeat-containing protein At4g02750, with product MLAPKPKKMMKKLVAFSRPAIAFQLQCRNLHPHFSSYVETAKEYSFGISNSNNNKVVVLKLCKQGRLKDAINLVHVMMKQESGVDCDIFSCLLTACRNKNALEVGKLVHAMIREAGMEIETRGYVGNKLLSFYAKCGSVADARTLFDKMSQTSSVSWTIIISAYAKRGFCEQALQLYDEMQRRGIQADKYTFASLVPASNSYRVLQMLHQHIIEAKVESNVFVATSLVDMYSKFGRIEDARHVFDKIPQRNVVSWTAMIAGYAQNGKVNEGMKLFEKMPFRDLVSWNMMVGVFGQNGCVKEALKLFEEMPEQNVISWTTMIAVYAHNSFINEALKLFEKMPASGRDVVAWSAMIAGCVQNGRFDEALKLFGEMKRTGITPNVITFAGVLPAYANLATLQNGKKLHGEIIRRGCHSDVFVGSGLVDMYAKCGSITDAREVFDTIQEPNVVVWNAMILGYAMHGCGKEAIHLFEQMQSSGTKLNHVSFVAILSACCHAGLADNGWQYFACMDQHYGITPHAQHFCCMVDLLGRLGRLDDALVFIGKMPIKPDAAIWGSLLGSCTMHKNITLGQYAAEHLFELDSDNSTNYVLLSNMYAATGRWDDKEKVRETMKDRKLKKTPGRSWIVIKDKVHSFLAGDRSHPQTQDIYARLESLAGQLNEAGFVPDTNFVLHDVEEEQKPHALRYHSEKLAIAFGLISTSPSTTIQVVKNIRICGDCHMVIKFISKMEKREVILRDANRFHHFKDGDCSCGNYW from the coding sequence ATGTTAGCACCGAAGCctaagaaaatgatgaagaaactagTTGCATTTTCTCGGCCTGCGATAGCATTCCAACTCCAATGTCGCAATTTGCACCCTCATTTCAGCTCTTACGTTGAGACAGCAAAGGAGTATTCCTTTGGAATtagcaatagcaataacaacaaggTTGTTGTGCTAAAACTCTGCAAACAGGGGCGACTGAAGGATGCTATCAATTTAGTACATGTGATGATGAAGCAAGAGAGTGGTGTGGATTGCGATATATTTTCTTGCCTTTTGACAGCGTGTAGGAATAAGAATGCTCTGGAAGTAGGCAAGTTAGTTCATGCCATGATCAGAGAGGCGGGCATGGAAATAGAAACAAGAGGTTATGTTGGAAACAAGCTGCTCAGCTTCTATGCCAAGTGTGGGAGTGTTGCAGACGCGCGAACACTTTTTGACAAAATGTCTCAAACAAGTTCGGTTTCATGGACTATAATCATCTCTGCATATGCCAAGCGCGGGTTTTGTGAGCAGGCATTGCAATTGTATGATGAAATGCAAAGGAGAGGTATTCAGGCCGACAAGTACACGTTTGCGAGTCTTGTTCCTGCATCCAACTCCTACCGTGTTCTCCAAATGCTTCATCAACACATAATTGAGGCTAAGGTTGAATCTAATGTCTTTGTGGCTACTTCCCTTGTGGATATGTACTCGAAATTTGGCAGAATCGAGGATGCGCGCCatgtgtttgacaaaattcctcaacGGAATGTAGTCTCCTGGACTGCTatgatcgcaggatatgcacagaATGGTAAAGTAAACGAGGGTATGAAGCTCTTTGAAAAAATGCCATTTAGAGATTTGGTTTCTTGGAATATGATGGTTGGGGTTTTTGGACAAAATGGTTGCGTAAAGGAGGCTCTCAAACTATTCGAAGAAATGCCAGAACAAAATGTGATATCATGGACTACAATGATTGCAGTATATGCCCATAATAGCTTTATTAACGAGGCTCTCAAGCTGTTCGAGAAAATGCCAGCAAGTGGAAGAGATGTCGTAGCGTGGAGTGCTATGATAGCAGGATGTGTGCAGAATGGACGTTTTGATGAGGCTTTGAAGCTCTTTGGGGAAATGAAGCGGACAGGCATTACTCCCAATGTGATCACTTTTGCTGGTGTTCTCCCAGCTTATGCCAACTTGGCAACCCTGCAAAATGGGAAGAAACTCCATGGAGAAATCATTAGAAGGGGATGCCACTCTGATGTTTTTGTGGGGAGTGGCCTTGTTGATATGTATGCCAAATGTGGTAGCATAACTGATGCACGCGAAGTGTTTGACACGATTCAAGAACCAAATGTGGTTGTTTGGAATGCAATGATTCTAGGGTACGCCATGCACGGATGTGGCAAGGAGGCCATCCATCTCTTTGAACAAATGCAATCTTCGGGCACAAAACTAAACCATGTAAGTTTTGTAGCTATTCTCTCTGCATGCTGCCATGCAGGCCTGGCTGATAATGGCTGGCAATACTTTGCTTGCATGGATCAACATTATGGCATCACGCCACACGCACAACACTTCTGCTGCATGGTTGATCTTCTTGGTCGTTTGGGACGCCTGGATGATGCATTGGTTTTTATTGGCAAAATGCCAATAAAGCCTGATGCTGCTATATGGGGATCTTTACTTGGTAGCTGTACAATGCATAAGAATATAACGCTTGGGCAATATGCAGCCGAACATCTCTTTGAGTTGGACTCTGACAACTCTACAAATTATGTGCTGCTGTCAAATATGTATGCAGCAACTGGCAGGTGGGATGACAAGGAAAAGGTAAGGGAAACAATGAAAGATAGGAAATTAAAGAAGACACCAGGACGTAGTTGGATTGTGATCAAGGACAAAGTTCATAGTTTCCTAGCAGGAGACAGGTCACATCCACAGACACAGGATATATATGCCAGGTTGGAGAGTTTGGCTGGGCAACTGAATGAAGCAGGTTTTGTGCCTGACACAAACTTTGTTCTGCATGATGTGGAGGAGGAGCAGAAGCCACACGCTCTCCGCTACCATAGTGAGAAATTGGCAATTGCATTTGGGCTTATCAGTACATCTCCTAGTACAACTATTCAGGTTGTGAAGAACATCCGTATCTGTGGTGATTGCCATATGGTTATTAAGTTTATTTCCAAAATGGAGAAACGCGAGGTCATTCTTAGGGATGCCAATCGATTCCATCATTTCAAGGACGGAGATTGCTCGTGTGGTAATTATTGGTGA